A section of the Stenotrophomonas acidaminiphila genome encodes:
- a CDS encoding NADPH-dependent 2,4-dienoyl-CoA reductase — MTPATDTAYPHLFAPLDLGFARLRNRILMGSMHTGLEDHVRDFPKLAAYFGERAAGGAALLVTGGFSPNIAGWLAPFGSKLSWPWEVGRHRQVTAAVHGHGAHICLQLLHAGRYAYHPLQVAPSKLKAPINPFTPRALSARGVERQIASYARAARLAREAGYDGVEVMGSEGYLINEFIAPRTNRRNDAWGGDAARRMRFAVAIVRRIREACGPDFIIIYRLSLLDLVEDGSNWEEILQQARAIEAAGATLINSGIGWHEARVPTIATSVPRAAFTGVTAKLRPHVNVPVIAVNRINMPDVAERVLADGQADMVSLARPLLADPQWPAKARAGRPETINTCIACNQACLDHIFVNKRATCLVNPRAAHETELVYRPAAVAKRVAVVGAGPAGLACATVAAERGHAVTLFDAADEIGGQFNVAKRIPGKEEFHETLRYFRHRLADTGVDVRLGTRADAPMLAGYDAVVVATGISPRKVDFPGADHPMVVSYLDVLQGRVRAADKVAIIGAGGIGFDVGEFLVQEGPSPSLDKARWMAEWGVDPSFESRGALSTPQPEAPARQVWLLQRSPGKPGARLGKTTGWIHRAALKAKGVRMLGGVEYLGVDDRGLRIRVDGAERLLEVGTVVVCAGQEPMRALADALRAAGVAAHVIGGADVAAELDAKRAIDQGSRLAAAL; from the coding sequence ATGACGCCAGCCACCGACACCGCTTATCCCCATCTGTTCGCGCCACTGGACCTGGGCTTCGCCCGGCTGCGCAACCGCATCCTGATGGGCTCGATGCATACCGGCCTCGAGGACCATGTCCGCGACTTCCCCAAGCTGGCGGCCTATTTCGGCGAACGCGCCGCCGGCGGTGCGGCACTGCTGGTCACCGGCGGCTTCTCGCCGAACATCGCCGGCTGGCTGGCACCGTTCGGCAGCAAGCTGTCCTGGCCCTGGGAAGTGGGCCGGCACAGGCAGGTCACCGCGGCCGTGCACGGCCACGGTGCCCATATCTGCCTGCAGCTGCTGCACGCCGGCCGCTATGCCTACCACCCGCTGCAGGTGGCACCGTCGAAGCTGAAGGCCCCGATCAATCCGTTCACGCCCCGCGCATTGTCGGCACGGGGCGTCGAGCGCCAGATCGCCAGCTACGCCCGCGCCGCGCGGCTGGCGCGCGAGGCCGGCTACGACGGCGTCGAGGTCATGGGCTCGGAGGGCTACCTGATCAACGAGTTCATCGCCCCGCGCACCAACCGGCGCAACGACGCCTGGGGAGGCGATGCCGCCCGGCGCATGCGCTTCGCGGTGGCGATCGTGCGCCGCATCCGCGAGGCCTGCGGCCCGGATTTCATCATCATCTACCGGCTGTCGCTGCTGGACCTGGTGGAGGACGGCAGCAACTGGGAGGAGATCCTGCAGCAGGCCCGGGCGATCGAAGCGGCCGGCGCGACCCTGATCAACTCCGGCATCGGCTGGCACGAAGCACGCGTGCCCACCATTGCCACCTCGGTGCCGCGCGCCGCCTTCACGGGCGTCACCGCCAAACTGCGCCCGCACGTGAACGTGCCGGTGATCGCGGTCAACCGCATCAACATGCCCGACGTCGCCGAACGGGTGCTGGCCGACGGCCAGGCCGACATGGTGTCGCTGGCGCGGCCACTGCTGGCCGACCCGCAGTGGCCGGCCAAGGCCCGCGCCGGCAGGCCGGAGACCATCAATACCTGCATCGCCTGCAACCAGGCCTGCCTGGACCACATCTTCGTCAACAAGCGCGCGACCTGCCTGGTCAACCCGCGCGCCGCGCACGAGACTGAACTGGTCTACCGCCCGGCCGCCGTCGCCAAGCGCGTGGCGGTGGTCGGCGCGGGTCCGGCGGGCCTGGCCTGCGCCACCGTCGCCGCGGAGCGTGGCCACGCCGTCACCCTGTTCGACGCGGCCGATGAGATCGGCGGCCAGTTCAACGTGGCCAAGCGCATCCCCGGCAAGGAGGAGTTCCACGAGACCCTGCGCTATTTCCGCCACCGGCTGGCCGATACCGGCGTGGACGTGCGCCTGGGCACGCGCGCCGACGCGCCGATGCTGGCCGGCTACGACGCGGTCGTGGTCGCGACCGGCATCTCGCCGCGCAAGGTGGACTTCCCCGGTGCCGACCACCCGATGGTGGTCAGCTACCTGGATGTGCTGCAGGGCCGGGTCAGGGCGGCGGACAAGGTGGCCATCATCGGCGCCGGCGGCATCGGCTTCGACGTCGGTGAATTCCTGGTACAGGAAGGACCGTCGCCGTCGCTGGACAAGGCCCGCTGGATGGCCGAGTGGGGCGTGGACCCGAGTTTCGAAAGCCGCGGCGCGCTGTCCACGCCGCAACCCGAGGCACCGGCACGCCAGGTGTGGCTGCTGCAGCGCAGCCCCGGCAAGCCCGGCGCCCGCCTGGGCAAGACCACCGGCTGGATCCACCGCGCCGCGCTCAAGGCCAAGGGCGTGCGGATGCTGGGCGGCGTGGAGTACCTGGGCGTGGACGACCGCGGCCTGCGCATCCGCGTCGACGGTGCCGAACGGTTGCTGGAGGTCGGCACCGTGGTGGTCTGCGCGGGGCAGGAGCCGATGCGCGCACTGGCCGATGCGTTGCGCGCCGCGGGCGTGGCCGCCCATGTGATCGGTGGTGCCGATGTGGCCGCCGAGCTGGATGCCAAGCGCGCCATCGACCAGGGCAGCCGCCTGGCCGCCGCGCTCTAG